From bacterium:
GAAGGAAACTTCTAAGGTCAAAATTTATTTTAATAACAGTAATCTGGATCCCGAGGCCTCCTGTAATAAAGTTTTTGCGGTTGAAAGATATATCTCAAAAACCCCGGCGGTTGGCCAGGCGGCTTTGGAAGAATTATTAAAGGGCCCCACAGATACAGAGAAGGCAGGGGGGTATTTTACAAGTATCAATCCGGGGGTAAAAATCCAGAAATTAACGATTGAAAACGGAACGGCGAAAGTTGAGTTTGACGAGCAATTGGAATTTCAGGTCGGCGGCTCTTGCCGGGTGGCGGCTATCCGCGCCCAGATTGTTCAAACCTTGAAACAATTTCCGACCGTGAAGGAAGTGGTTATTTCCATCAACGGCCGCACTGAAGATATTTTGCAACCTTGAAGACAGCCGGAAAACAAATAAAAAAGCCGAAATTTAAATTTCGGCTTTTTATTGTTGCTTGGAGATTAGAAAAAATATCTCCCCATGAATTTTTGGAGGTCTTCCTTAAATAATTCAAGCATCTCCTGATGCATCATTTTAACCGCATCCGGATCTTGATGCCTAAACAAGATACGAGGAAGATAACCTGGACAGTCTACTTCTATCTCTGATTTAAAGAGATAAAGAGTAGCTCCGCCATTAACAGTTTTTTCCAAAGATTCATCTTTTTTGATTTCCGTAGCCATCTTGCTACCTCCTTTTTAATGTGCGATTAACCGATTCACTTAATATATATTAGCAGAAATTGCTAAAAAAGTCAATAAGCCATAAAAAACACAAAATAAAAAGCCGGGGAGTAAAATCCTCGGCTTTTTGATGAAATTATCAGCCTTTTTTGATGGTATTTTTTAATTTTTTCAGTATTTTCTCATATTCCTTGAGAGCTGTTTTCTCATCGCATTGATGCTGTTTGAGAGCAAAGATCTGGTCTTGCAGCAGTATTTCAATTTCAAAGATTGCGAAAGCTCCTTCGTCTCGCCTAAAAAGAGCCAATTGCATTCCAGCGGCGACAGAAGTTATCTTTAAAAATTTACCCTGTACTGTCATTACGCACATACTTACCTCCTTTTTATTTTTGTTTTATTAAAGTGCCTGAAAAAGCGAAAAATTAATTAAGCCCAAATATTTTCAGCAGAGGTTTTAATCAATTTTTTCGTTTTGAATATTACTTCGGTCAGCTCTTCCGGTTTAAACCAGAGTTTGATTTCTTTTTCCGCATTTTTAACGGATTCGGAAGTGTGGATGACGTTTTCAAAAACGCCGGTTTTGCTGTTGATGCGGCCGTATCTGCCGCGGATGCTGGTGGAATCGGCTTCTTCGGGGTTAGTTGAGCCGCAGATTTTTCTGATACTGTTGACGGCGTTTTGACCCTGATAGACCAAAGCCAAAACCCGGTCGGTGTGAAATCCGCCCATCAGATATTTTACCGCCTCGGGGAAAACTTTGGGCTTTTTAAATTTTAATTCCTGATAATGAATTTCGGCTAACTTTTTGGGAACTTTCAAAATTTTGGCGCCGACAATTTTTAATTTTGTTTCGGAAAGCGCCGTCAAGATATTGCCGGTTAAGCTTTTTATCAGGCCGTCGGGTTTGACGATGACTAAGGTTTGTTGAATCTTATTCATATAAGAGAGTATTATACAAAAATCTTAAAAATCGTCAAATGCCGATTTTTTTGTTAAAATTAATTATGCTTGAATTTAAAATTCTTAAAAAATCAAAAATCAGCCGGGCCAGATTGGGAATGCTCAAAACCAGCCACGGAATCGTGGAAACGCCGTGTTTGGTGCCGGTGGCCACCCAGGCGGTGGTAAAAACTTTGACCAGCGAAGAAGTTGAACAAACCAAAAGCCAGATTTTGATTGCCAATACTTTCCATCTGCATTTGAAGCCCGGGGAAGAAATCGTTAAATCCGCCGGCGGCCTGCATAAATTTATGAATTGGCCGAAGCCATTAATGACGGATTCTGGCGGGTTTCAGGTTTTCAGTTTGGGATTCGGGAGAGATTTCGGCACCGGTAAGATTTTAAAAGAGAAATCCAATTTGTTTATCAAAAAAGGCCAGCAGCCGAAACTTTTAAAAATTACCGGAGACGGCGTA
This genomic window contains:
- a CDS encoding nucleoside-diphosphate kinase, with amino-acid sequence MNKIQQTLVIVKPDGLIKSLTGNILTALSETKLKIVGAKILKVPKKLAEIHYQELKFKKPKVFPEAVKYLMGGFHTDRVLALVYQGQNAVNSIRKICGSTNPEEADSTSIRGRYGRINSKTGVFENVIHTSESVKNAEKEIKLWFKPEELTEVIFKTKKLIKTSAENIWA
- a CDS encoding GerMN domain-containing protein: KETSKVKIYFNNSNLDPEASCNKVFAVERYISKTPAVGQAALEELLKGPTDTEKAGGYFTSINPGVKIQKLTIENGTAKVEFDEQLEFQVGGSCRVAAIRAQIVQTLKQFPTVKEVVISINGRTEDILQP